From bacterium, the proteins below share one genomic window:
- a CDS encoding 3-hydroxybutyryl-CoA dehydrogenase, which translates to MKIKSVGIIGLGQMGAGIAQVFATAGVSTYVYDAQAGATEKGVSGIKKRLERLVEKATISAADRDQTVKLIQPASTLTEFKAVDLVIEAIVENTEIKTKLFKELDTICKPETIFASNTSSISITKLAAATSRPEKTVGMHFMNPVPVMKLVELIRGLQTSDATYTLTKETVEALGKVPVTAKQDFPGFIVNRILIPMLNEAVYVLMEGIADPTDIDQAMKLGCNQPMGPLELADFVGLDTCLYISQILHRELGDSKYRPCPLLVKYVEAGWLGRKTGRGFYQYNQ; encoded by the coding sequence TCGGACAAATGGGAGCAGGTATTGCTCAAGTATTTGCAACTGCAGGTGTCAGTACTTATGTCTATGATGCTCAAGCTGGCGCAACTGAGAAAGGTGTTAGCGGTATCAAAAAACGCCTGGAACGCCTCGTAGAAAAAGCCACGATCAGCGCAGCTGATCGTGATCAGACTGTCAAACTAATCCAACCTGCAAGCACACTCACAGAGTTTAAAGCCGTAGACCTAGTAATTGAAGCAATTGTCGAAAATACTGAAATTAAGACCAAGTTATTCAAGGAGCTGGACACAATCTGTAAACCAGAAACAATTTTTGCTTCAAATACTTCTTCAATTTCCATTACTAAACTTGCGGCAGCAACCTCTCGACCAGAAAAAACCGTTGGCATGCATTTCATGAATCCAGTGCCGGTGATGAAGCTCGTAGAATTAATTCGTGGGTTACAAACTAGTGATGCCACCTACACGCTTACTAAAGAAACTGTCGAAGCTTTAGGAAAAGTGCCGGTCACGGCTAAGCAGGATTTCCCGGGCTTTATTGTCAACCGCATTTTAATTCCAATGCTGAATGAAGCTGTCTATGTCTTGATGGAAGGCATTGCCGATCCAACAGATATTGATCAAGCCATGAAGCTTGGCTGCAATCAACCGATGGGCCCCTTGGAGCTTGCTGATTTTGTCGGTCTTGATACCTGTCTTTACATCTCGCAGATCCTGCATCGCGAGCTTGGCGACAGCAAATACCGCCCCTGTCCACTCTTAGTTAAGTATGTCGAGGCGGGCTGGTTGGGGAGAAAGACTGGCCGCGGGTTTTATCAGTACAATCAGTAG